A single genomic interval of Hyphomicrobium methylovorum harbors:
- a CDS encoding c-type cytochrome, which translates to MTLISSRPVIADDEIAIDPDDPQAEAKMAAAKAYKEFKARKPTPVENKPPLEVDKGHPLGSMKNPYTDQPDKIEEGKKLYFSYSCNGCHGGGGGGGMCPPLTNETWVYGSDDDILFRLISQGSQELQKNYGLARKGQESVVGPMPPFGELIKTDDELWKIVAFVHSLYKGSKRNW; encoded by the coding sequence ATGACTTTGATTTCGTCGCGCCCGGTAATTGCTGATGATGAAATTGCGATCGATCCCGACGATCCGCAGGCCGAGGCCAAGATGGCGGCGGCCAAGGCCTATAAGGAATTCAAGGCGAGAAAGCCGACGCCGGTAGAGAACAAACCTCCGCTGGAAGTCGACAAGGGACATCCCCTCGGTTCGATGAAAAACCCTTACACCGATCAGCCAGACAAGATCGAAGAAGGCAAGAAACTGTACTTCTCTTACAGCTGCAACGGCTGTCATGGCGGCGGTGGTGGCGGTGGCATGTGTCCCCCGCTCACGAACGAAACCTGGGTGTATGGCAGCGACGACGACATTCTGTTTCGTCTGATTTCGCAGGGCAGTCAGGAGCTACAGAAGAATTACGGATTGGCGCGCAAAGGCCAGGAAAGCGTCGTCGGCCCGATGCCGCCATTCGGCGAACTGATCAAGACCGACGATGAGCTCTGGAAAATCGTTGCCTTCGTGCATTCGCTTTACAAAGGTTCCAAGAGGAATTGGTGA
- a CDS encoding ABC transporter substrate-binding protein, which produces MAVVTFALTFAVPVQGGDALPGVDPAKTTTIKMAYLGKAYAEIEPLSLVDKIYTDKGIQGARVGLEEDNRTGRLIGQNFTMLEAIVPETDDIKTKAREVLASGISLIIADLEPADLLAVADLPEAQSAIIFNIRSNDDALRNENCRTNVFHILPDWAMRADALAQYLIWKRWRNWALISGTTPDDKEYAEAVRRAAKRFGGKIVGEKTYTYHAGSRRTDTGHQQIQTQMPLLTQGLGNYDVIIVADTGESFGDYLLFNTYEPRPIAGTHGLMALSWHRSYEEAAATQMQNRFERKAGRIMTERDYSGWLAARTFGEAATRTNSADVATLRAYLMSDRFEVAGFKSQGMTFRKWDRQLRQPILLAGPRALVSVSPQDGFLHPKYLTDTLGYDEPESKCRNKN; this is translated from the coding sequence ATGGCGGTTGTAACATTCGCATTGACGTTTGCGGTGCCGGTGCAAGGCGGCGACGCCTTGCCCGGAGTCGATCCGGCAAAAACGACCACGATTAAAATGGCGTATCTCGGAAAAGCCTATGCGGAGATTGAACCGCTCTCGCTGGTCGACAAAATTTATACAGACAAGGGTATCCAAGGCGCGCGCGTCGGATTGGAGGAAGACAATCGCACCGGGCGCTTGATCGGTCAGAACTTCACGATGCTCGAAGCCATCGTGCCGGAAACGGATGACATCAAGACCAAGGCCCGAGAGGTCCTGGCATCGGGCATCTCTCTGATTATCGCCGACTTGGAACCGGCCGATCTTCTTGCCGTTGCCGATCTCCCCGAAGCGCAAAGCGCCATCATTTTCAATATCCGCTCCAACGACGACGCGCTGCGCAACGAGAATTGCCGCACGAACGTGTTTCATATTCTGCCGGACTGGGCCATGCGGGCGGACGCGCTTGCGCAGTACCTGATCTGGAAGCGCTGGCGAAATTGGGCGCTCATCTCAGGCACCACGCCTGACGATAAAGAGTACGCCGAAGCCGTGCGCCGCGCCGCGAAACGCTTCGGCGGCAAGATCGTCGGCGAAAAAACCTACACCTATCACGCTGGCTCGCGGCGCACCGATACTGGGCACCAGCAAATTCAGACGCAGATGCCGCTGCTGACGCAAGGCCTTGGCAACTATGATGTCATCATCGTTGCCGACACCGGCGAAAGCTTCGGAGACTATCTGCTCTTCAACACGTATGAGCCGCGCCCGATCGCTGGAACGCACGGCCTGATGGCGCTCTCTTGGCATCGCTCTTACGAAGAAGCCGCTGCAACGCAGATGCAGAACCGCTTTGAGCGCAAAGCAGGTCGCATCATGACCGAGCGGGATTACTCCGGCTGGCTCGCGGCCCGCACATTCGGCGAAGCCGCCACACGCACTAACTCCGCCGACGTCGCCACGCTGCGCGCCTATCTGATGTCAGACCGCTTTGAGGTTGCTGGCTTCAAGTCTCAAGGCATGACGTTCCGAAAATGGGACCGGCAATTGCGTCAGCCAATTTTACTCGCAGGCCCAAGAGCGCTTGTTTCCGTTTCGCCTCAGGATGGCTTCCTGCATCCGAAATATCTGACCGATACACTCGGCTACGACGAACCTGAATCCAAATGCCGAAACAAGAACTGA
- a CDS encoding PQQ-dependent catabolism-associated beta-propeller protein, with the protein MKRFAFGLAIASCAFSLPAAAGTAFISNEKDNTITVLDTETLKVVKTVPVGRRPRGMVLSPDYKTLYICAGDDNRLDVMDTATLEITATHETSGPDPELLDIDHAGKLLYIANEDDGMVTVVNTADGSVKGEIQIGVEPEGMAVSPDDSIVVATSESTSMAHFIDTKTLKVVANVLVDTRPRVARYTPDGKHVWVTAEVGGTVSVIDAETRQIAQRLTFDIPGVRPELIQPMGVQFSADGKRGFVALGRANRVAVINTETYKVESLILVGQRPWHLDFNADRTKLFTANGLSNDVTVIDVASLKAEKSVPVGRLPWGLVFKP; encoded by the coding sequence ATGAAACGTTTTGCTTTTGGCCTTGCAATCGCGTCCTGCGCATTCTCCCTGCCGGCGGCCGCGGGCACGGCATTTATCAGCAATGAGAAAGACAACACCATCACCGTTCTCGATACTGAGACGTTGAAGGTCGTGAAAACGGTTCCGGTCGGTCGACGTCCCCGCGGGATGGTTCTCTCTCCCGATTACAAGACGCTTTACATCTGCGCTGGCGACGACAACCGCCTCGATGTGATGGATACGGCAACGCTCGAAATTACTGCCACGCACGAAACGTCAGGTCCGGATCCCGAGCTCCTCGACATCGATCACGCAGGAAAGCTGCTCTACATCGCTAACGAAGACGATGGCATGGTCACCGTCGTCAACACGGCGGACGGCAGTGTAAAGGGCGAAATTCAGATCGGCGTCGAACCGGAAGGCATGGCGGTCTCGCCGGACGACAGCATTGTCGTCGCCACGTCTGAATCGACCAGCATGGCTCATTTCATCGACACCAAAACACTGAAGGTCGTCGCCAACGTTCTGGTCGATACGCGCCCGCGCGTCGCTCGCTACACACCGGACGGAAAACATGTTTGGGTCACGGCCGAGGTGGGTGGCACCGTCTCCGTCATCGACGCGGAAACACGCCAGATCGCCCAGCGTCTGACATTCGATATTCCAGGCGTCCGTCCGGAACTCATCCAGCCGATGGGCGTGCAGTTCTCCGCTGACGGCAAGCGCGGGTTTGTAGCGCTCGGCAGGGCGAACCGCGTGGCTGTCATCAATACCGAAACATACAAGGTCGAAAGTCTAATCCTCGTCGGGCAGCGCCCCTGGCATCTGGACTTCAACGCCGACCGAACAAAGCTTTTTACGGCGAATGGCCTCTCGAACGATGTTACCGTCATCGACGTCGCGTCGTTGAAAGCCGAGAAGTCTGTGCCTGTAGGACGTTTGCCTTGGGGTCTTGTGTTTAAACCGTGA